DNA from Coriobacteriaceae bacterium:
TCGCACGCTATTTCCTGCCCCCTCGCGCTACACTCATCCTGTAAACCGAACGGCACGAGGGGGATACATGCTGCGTATAGCGACCATCGGCACATCCATGATTACCGACGACTTTATCCAGGTCGTCAACGCCAACGACCAAGCCGCGTTTGTGGGCACGCTCTCGCGCGATGCCGAGCGCGGTACTGCCTTTACCGCCGAGCGCGGTGGCGAGCGAAACTTTACGTCACTCGATGAGCTTGCGGCAGCCGGCGACGTCGACGCCGTCTATATCGGCAGCCCTAACGCACTTCACTACGAGCAGGCCCTTGCCTGCATCGCCGGTGGCAAGCATGTCATCGTCGAAAAGCCCTTCTGCGCCACCGAAGCGCAGGCGCTCGAGGTCTTTCGCGCTGCCGAGACAGCAGGTGTCGTGGCCCTCGAGGCTATACGTCCCCTCCACGATCCCGCCTTCCACGCCATCGAGGACGTCCTGGGCGAGATTGCCCCCATCCGCCGCGCCTCATTGCGCTTTGGCAAGTATTCCTCGCGCTACAACGAGATTCTCGCGGGACGTGCCACCAATATCTTCGACTGCAATATGGCATCGGGTTCCCTCATGGACATTGGCGTCTACACCGTCGAGCCCATGGTCGAGATCTTCGGCATGCCCTCCGGTCTCACCAGCATGACCACGCTGCTCGACCCCTCAACGCAAGAGCTCACCCATGGCCCCATCGACGGCTGCGGCTCCATTCTCGCCAGTTATGGCGGAGGGCGTATCTCCGTCGAGCTCGCGCACTCCAAAATTACGAATGACCTGCTGCCCTCGCAGATCGAAGGCGAGCGTGGCACTATCCAGATCGACCATCTGTCCACGCCCCGCAACGTCCGCATCGACTATCGCGGCGACGTCGTACGCGGCTCGGCGACCGAGGCACCGCGCGAACAGGGAGACAACGGCCGCGTGCTCGACCTGCCCAAATCGAGCAACACTATGGAATACGAACTCACAGACTTTATCACCGCCATCGGCGGCATCGATAACGTTAAGGAAGAGATTTGGGAGACCCCGGCGGGACGCCACGAGCTTGGCCACTACCGCGATGTCACACTCGTCTCACTGCGCATCATGGATGCCGTGCGCCAGCAGGCCGGCATAACCTTCCCGGCCGACGCAGGCAAGCAGGCATAGCTATGGGCCTCTTCGATACGTTCTTCTCCAGCGTCACCGGCAGCAGTCGAGAGCCTCAAAAACCATCAAACGTCGAGCTCGAGCTGCGCCGCAGGCTTACTGTGCTCGCAAGCGACGAGGCCACTCAAGACACTCCCCTGCGCTATTTCCTGCGCTGGGCGGGGCAAGTCCAGGGCGTTGGCTTTCGCTTTACCAACACCAACCTCGCGCAGGCACGCGCGCTCACCGGCTGGGTGCGTAACATGGAAGACGGCTCAGTCGAGATGGAGATACAGGGGGCTCCGGCAAATATCCTATCTCATCTCGAGGCGCTTCATGCCTCCTACGAGCGTATGGGAACGCGTTTTCGCCTCGTAGACGCCCAGGCCCGAGCCCCACTTGCCAATGAAGACGGTTTCACGCCTCGTTATTAGTATTGTGTGCTAAATACGGTATCATTTACCTACGACCGTTGATAGAAAAGAGGCGAGGCGCATGGCGGTGCAAAGAAGGAATACCAGGCAGCGAAAGCTGGTTCTTGACGCCGTGCGCCAAAGCTATAACCATCCCACCGCCGACGAAATCTACAACGTCGTGCGCGCGCAGGATGACAAAATCAGCCGCGGCACGGTCTACCGCAACCTCAATCTCTTGGCCGACGCCGGCGAGATTCTCTCCATCAAGACGCCGGGCGGCAGCCGCTTCGATCGCACGATCGAGCCGCATGCGCATATCATCTGCACCTCGTGCAGCCGCGTCATCGACGTACCGCTCCCCTTCGATGCCCAGCTCGACGCCAAGGCATCCGAGCAAATCGGCTGGCACGTCACGTCGCACTACACCATCTTCGAGGGTCTCTGCCCCGACTGCCGGTAGATGTTCGGGACATGCCTTAAAATCCACCTTTCTGCACTCTGCAGCAAAAAGAGATTCCTAGGCATGCCACATATATCTACTCGGCGAGCAGGCGGCGCAGTTCTTCTTCGACCGTGCGCACGTAGCGGACGCGGTCGTTGATGCCACACATAGAGGGATTGCAGCTCTCCATTAGATAAGGATGGCCCACTACGTTGAGCATGTCGCGGTCGTTTTCGTTATCGCCAAACGCCATCATCTCGTCGGGCGAAATTCCCAGGGCACGACCGTAATCGGCAAGCGCGGAACCCTTGCCCGAACCAAAGCCGATAAAGTCCGTCCACTCGGTTCCCGACGTCATCACGTCGACACGGTCGCTAAAGAGGCGCTCAAAATACTCCAGGGCCGCCGGCTGATCCACCTCGGGCGTCTGGAAGGCAATCTTAATGACGTCCTCGTCGATGTCCTCGGGACGGTCGACCACCGCCACATCGCAGTGGACCTCATAGCGCAAATGGTCGACGAACGCATCGTTGCCGCTCATGGTGTAGAGGTGTCCCTCACACGAAAGGGTCACGTCGGCATGGGGATACGCAACCACGGCATTCGCGATATCCATAGCAAGGCTACGCTCCATGGAGCGCTTGACAACGGCACGCCCCTCGCTCATCACCAGGGCTCCGTTCTCGCATACATAGGCGAGCTCATCGGCCACCGGGGTAAACAGATAGCGCAAGCTCGCATATTGACGACCGCTCGCCGGCATAAACACGATACCGCGACGATGCAGCTCATCGATAAGCTCAAAGGCCTCGGAACGCGGCTCGCGCTCCCCCGGATGCAGCAACGTGCCGTCCAAATCGCAGGCAATCAGCTTGATTCCCTCAAGACCCATATGTTCCCCCAAAGCCTCCTATCAACAGCAAGACGGACCTTGATTGGTCGCCCCTCAAAGCCCGTCTTGCGCATATGCGTGCTTAGCCGCGCGCCTTCTTTACGATCGTAAAGTCTGGAGCCATACTCACAACGGCATCCGCCGCACTCGACGCAAAGCGCCGGTCCGAATCGAGTTCACGGGTAACCGTCGAGAGCCGAACGCCCTCGACGCCCCGGAGCATGCGGCCCAAAACAGGCTGCACCGGCGTATACATGCGCACGGTATGCTCGTCCGAATCGCCTCGAAAAAGCGGCGCATGCATATTGCCGATCTCCCAGCACGCATGCGCGAGCGCAATCGGGTCCAAGCGGTCAACTTCGACCAAATAAACCTCGGCGCTGCGCAGGCGCACAACAACCGCCACGGGCACCACGCCCGAACGGTCGACGGCGAGCACGTCGCCGTCGACAAAACGACCGCCGTCGGCAGTATCCAGCCGAACATCGACCGTGCGCCCCAGCTCCGTCACGCCCACAAACGCGTATACATCAGCCTGGTCCCAATCGAGCAGCAGCTCGTCAACTTCAAAGACGCCGCCCAGCTTCCGGCGAAGCAGGAGTTCATAGGACGGATCGTTGAGATTTCCCAAGCATGTCGTCGAAACCAAGCGCTCAGGCATGCTCTAACCCTCGACCTCGACGAGCTCGATATCAAAGTTGAGGTCCTTGCCGGCCAGCTCGTGGTTGGCGTCGAGCGTCACGGCCTCGGGCGTCACGTCAATGACGACGGCGGGGACAGGCATGCCGCTCGGCGTGGACAGGAAGAGCTTCATGCCCTTCTCGATCTGCTCGATGTTGGGAACCTGCTCGGCCGGGAAGGTCAGAACCATCTCGGGATTGTGCTCGCCATAGGCATCGGCAGCAGGAATGTGCACGGTCTTCTTCTCGCCCACCTGCATATCGACAACAGCGGCGTCGAAGCCCTTGATCATCTGACCGGCGCCGCAGGTGAACTCCAGCGGCTCGCCGCGATCGTAGGAGCTATCGAACTGCGTGCCGTCGTCGAGCGTGCCGCGATAATGGGTCTTGACCTTCTTGCCCTGGTTGGACATGGTAACCTCCGTGATAAGGGCGGCGCACAACGCGGGCCGCCGTGAACATATGGCGCTAACTATACCCTAGTCATACAATTCAATGACAGTTTGCAAAGAAACGCTGCAACCGGAGGAACCATGGCATATCCCGTATTTGACCTACACTGCGACACCGCCGACCGCATCGGCTGGGCCACGCTCGATCTCGACCTGCGCTTTACCGCCGGCACCGACGGCTATTTCCCCGGCGACGAAACGCATCCGCAAGATTTCGACCTCATCGAGGGTAACGCCTGTGCCATCTCGCTCGCAAAGATCGGCAACACGCCGTGGGCACAGTGCTTCGCCACGTTTGTCCCCGACGAGATTCCCACCGCCCACGCCGCGCGCTTCCAGGCGCAGATCATGGCGCATATGAGCGGCCAGGCAATGCTCAACCACGACCGTATGGTCAACGTGCGCAGCGCCGCAGACATTCGCCCCGCGCTCAAGGACGGCAAGGTCGCTTGCATCCACACCATCGAAAACGCCACGTTCTTTGCCGAGGACCCCGCGCTGATCGAAGTGCTCAAGAGCTTGGGCGTGCTTATGTCGTCACTCAGCTGGAATGCGCAGGGGCCGCTCGCGAGCGGCCACGACACCCACGCCGGCCTCACCGGCGCCGGCATCGAGGCACTTACGCAGATGGAGCACGCCGGCATGGTACTCGACGTCTCCCACCTCAACGATGAGTGCTTTGACGAGGTTGTCGCCCACGCCACGCGTCCCTTCGTCGCCAGCCACTCCAACTCCCGTGCGGTTTGCGGCGTCAAACGCAACCTTACCGACGACCAGTTCCGCACCATTCGCGACATGGGCGGTATCGTCGGCCTCAACTACTGCAGCGAGTTCCTTTCCAACGACGCAACCGACAAGACCGCCGCAGACGTCACCTTCGACCAGCTAGCGGCACATATCGAGCACTGGCTCGACCTGGGCGGCGAGGATGTCATCGCGCTCGGCGGCGACTGGGACGGTGCCACGGTGCCCGCCTTCCTCTCCGATGCCAGCAAGATGCCCGAGTTCCAGAACATGCTCTCCAAGCACTTTGGCAAGACCGTGATGCAGAAGCTCTGCAGCGATAATGCCCTTGCCTTCTTCGAGCGTTATTAATTTCACATCCCCTGAGCGGGCCGCATGCCGAACGGTCGACATGCGGCCCGTCCCCAATCTGAAGGACCGCTTTTGACGCAGCAATTTACGATTACCGTATCCCGACCGGATGGCACATCCATCCCCGTCGTCGTTACCAAAAAGCGCGTCAAGAACTTCAACCTACGCGTCACATCGAGCGGTGAGGTCCACGCCAGTGCACCGCTCGACGCCAGCCGCGAGCGTATCGAAGCGTTTGTGAAGCGCAACAGCGCCTGGATTATCAGTCGACTTGCCCAGCGCGAGCAACGTCAGGCGACGGCACGAGAGCCGCTCAGCCCCTCGTCCATCATTGCACTTTGGGGCAAGCCCATCACGGTACAAGATGCGCTCGATCGCAACTTTGCATCACCCGCACCGCGGCCCAAGCAGGCCACCTTCGCAAGTTTTATGGGTGCCGACAAATCGAACGAACGCCCACAGGCCAAGCGGCGCGCAACCCTCGACGGCCTGACGTCCGATGAGCTCCAGACCCGCATCGACCAGCTCTATGCATCCGAGGTCACCACGGCGCTGCGCGATATGGCGCGCGCGTACGAAATCGCAATGGGTGTCGCCGTTTCCCGCGTTTCCGTACGTAGCATGAAAACGCGTTGGGGCTCATGCACGCCCAAATCCGGTGCCGTTCGCATCGCACGCGAACTTGCCGCCTATCCCATCGAGTGTCTCGACATGGTTGTCGCCCACGAGCTCGTCCACCTGCTCGAGCCAAGCCACAATCAGCGGTTTCACGCCCTGCTCGACACGTACTGTCCCAACAATAGAGCTCTGTCGCAGCGGCTCAAGCAGCCGCCCCTCAACAAGCTCTAGCGTCGACTAGCGCACGCGCTCGATCTCGACACCGCAGCTTGCCAGGGGAAGACCGACGGGCGCCCAAGGCTTATCGAGCTTAACGTGCACGCCAAGCAGCAGGGGGTAACGACGCAGCAGCATCTGGGCCACACCCTCGGCTGCAGCCTCGATGAGCTTAAACGTATGCTCGCGCAGATAGCCATCGACATCGTGGCATACCGAGCCGTAGTCAATCGAGGCGTCCAGGTTATCGTGCTCCCCCGCTGCACGCAGGTCGGCATAGAGCACCAGGGACACGATGAACTTCTGGCCCAGCGCGTTCTCTTCGGGATATACGCCGTGGTTAGCAAAAACCTCAAGACCTTCAACGGTGATGCGGTCGGCATGGCGCAGATCGTCATAGCTCACGTGGGGTACCGCCGTTGCGGTGGATATTTCGCCCCTTCCACGGCGGGCGAGCTCGGCGCCTTCAGTCTTGGTTGCATTCTCGGGCAGTTTCTTGTTGCTCATCGCGATCGTCTCCTTCGTTTAGAACCCCGACCGCGCAAACTAACTACACGCGAATCGACAGGTTCTTTTTATCCTCGCTCCAGTTGCAAGCATTGCGCGCGGGGCATGCAAAGCAGGCGCGCGACGCTTTGTCGGCTGCATAGAGCAGACGCTCAAGCGGTTGGCTGTTCACACGCAGCTTTCGATGGCCCAGAATGGCCGTCTTAATGGCTGCGGCATCGGCCGGCTCAAACGCCACATCATCGGGCATGCCGCCGAGAATCGCATCAGCGACGCGTTCGCT
Protein-coding regions in this window:
- a CDS encoding Gfo/Idh/MocA family oxidoreductase produces the protein MLRIATIGTSMITDDFIQVVNANDQAAFVGTLSRDAERGTAFTAERGGERNFTSLDELAAAGDVDAVYIGSPNALHYEQALACIAGGKHVIVEKPFCATEAQALEVFRAAETAGVVALEAIRPLHDPAFHAIEDVLGEIAPIRRASLRFGKYSSRYNEILAGRATNIFDCNMASGSLMDIGVYTVEPMVEIFGMPSGLTSMTTLLDPSTQELTHGPIDGCGSILASYGGGRISVELAHSKITNDLLPSQIEGERGTIQIDHLSTPRNVRIDYRGDVVRGSATEAPREQGDNGRVLDLPKSSNTMEYELTDFITAIGGIDNVKEEIWETPAGRHELGHYRDVTLVSLRIMDAVRQQAGITFPADAGKQA
- a CDS encoding acylphosphatase, giving the protein MGLFDTFFSSVTGSSREPQKPSNVELELRRRLTVLASDEATQDTPLRYFLRWAGQVQGVGFRFTNTNLAQARALTGWVRNMEDGSVEMEIQGAPANILSHLEALHASYERMGTRFRLVDAQARAPLANEDGFTPRY
- a CDS encoding transcriptional repressor yields the protein MAVQRRNTRQRKLVLDAVRQSYNHPTADEIYNVVRAQDDKISRGTVYRNLNLLADAGEILSIKTPGGSRFDRTIEPHAHIICTSCSRVIDVPLPFDAQLDAKASEQIGWHVTSHYTIFEGLCPDCR
- a CDS encoding Cof-type HAD-IIB family hydrolase, which produces MGLEGIKLIACDLDGTLLHPGEREPRSEAFELIDELHRRGIVFMPASGRQYASLRYLFTPVADELAYVCENGALVMSEGRAVVKRSMERSLAMDIANAVVAYPHADVTLSCEGHLYTMSGNDAFVDHLRYEVHCDVAVVDRPEDIDEDVIKIAFQTPEVDQPAALEYFERLFSDRVDVMTSGTEWTDFIGFGSGKGSALADYGRALGISPDEMMAFGDNENDRDMLNVVGHPYLMESCNPSMCGINDRVRYVRTVEEELRRLLAE
- a CDS encoding peptidylprolyl isomerase, which codes for MSNQGKKVKTHYRGTLDDGTQFDSSYDRGEPLEFTCGAGQMIKGFDAAVVDMQVGEKKTVHIPAADAYGEHNPEMVLTFPAEQVPNIEQIEKGMKLFLSTPSGMPVPAVVIDVTPEAVTLDANHELAGKDLNFDIELVEVEG
- a CDS encoding membrane dipeptidase; the protein is MAYPVFDLHCDTADRIGWATLDLDLRFTAGTDGYFPGDETHPQDFDLIEGNACAISLAKIGNTPWAQCFATFVPDEIPTAHAARFQAQIMAHMSGQAMLNHDRMVNVRSAADIRPALKDGKVACIHTIENATFFAEDPALIEVLKSLGVLMSSLSWNAQGPLASGHDTHAGLTGAGIEALTQMEHAGMVLDVSHLNDECFDEVVAHATRPFVASHSNSRAVCGVKRNLTDDQFRTIRDMGGIVGLNYCSEFLSNDATDKTAADVTFDQLAAHIEHWLDLGGEDVIALGGDWDGATVPAFLSDASKMPEFQNMLSKHFGKTVMQKLCSDNALAFFERY
- a CDS encoding M48 family metallopeptidase; its protein translation is MTQQFTITVSRPDGTSIPVVVTKKRVKNFNLRVTSSGEVHASAPLDASRERIEAFVKRNSAWIISRLAQREQRQATAREPLSPSSIIALWGKPITVQDALDRNFASPAPRPKQATFASFMGADKSNERPQAKRRATLDGLTSDELQTRIDQLYASEVTTALRDMARAYEIAMGVAVSRVSVRSMKTRWGSCTPKSGAVRIARELAAYPIECLDMVVAHELVHLLEPSHNQRFHALLDTYCPNNRALSQRLKQPPLNKL
- the folB gene encoding dihydroneopterin aldolase; the protein is MSNKKLPENATKTEGAELARRGRGEISTATAVPHVSYDDLRHADRITVEGLEVFANHGVYPEENALGQKFIVSLVLYADLRAAGEHDNLDASIDYGSVCHDVDGYLREHTFKLIEAAAEGVAQMLLRRYPLLLGVHVKLDKPWAPVGLPLASCGVEIERVR